In a single window of the Leptospira sanjuanensis genome:
- a CDS encoding putative Ig domain-containing protein, with the protein MEKNVHFRVRILWFSVLCQCFFFGCLQSHDPSHFMVLLGNPTSATIEDLSKTAGTPPTLTYATSSFQFIKNISISTIQPTITGSVTSLSVSPALPSGLSLDSATGEITGIPTSKLATSSYTITASNSSGSSSVSIQISVDALNAEWESFLKAPNPDSSDTSGGFDLDLSGDTLVLGICGEDSAQTGIIQSPFVGLTSAGDDDSAVGAGAAYVFRRTGTAWALEAYLKAPNAEANDQFGCSVAISGDTIVVGARAEDGGNSAILHSPFAGLTPAGDDDTLSSSGAAYVYRRTGTVWGLEAYLKAPNADLGDQFGTSVSISGDRIGVGAGQERGGLGTIIQAPAPGFTGATDNDSTPTSGAIYIFERTGTTWTWDAYIKAPNVETGDLFGLKFKIRGDTLIAGAISEDSGNTTIQNSLGPSLTTVGDDDSLSNSGAVYVFRKTGANWAFESYLKAPNADNSDQFGASLDLSEDGNVAVVGAYNEDSPQTTISNSLSANLTTAGDDDSASAAGAVYVFRRTGTVWAFEAYLKSPNIEANDNFGRSVSISGDMIVAGAAGEDSAQTGVLHSPATLAGPGADDDSISNSGAAYVFRKLSSGWAFQSYLKATNAEASDAFGIAVCIDGDLMAVAAQNDDDGLGMILNKSVNSPPTPATDDDSVSNSGAVHIFYK; encoded by the coding sequence TTGGAAAAAAATGTTCATTTTCGAGTTCGAATCCTTTGGTTTTCCGTTCTTTGTCAGTGCTTTTTTTTCGGTTGTCTGCAGAGTCACGATCCGAGTCATTTCATGGTGTTGCTGGGCAATCCTACTTCGGCGACGATCGAAGATCTTTCGAAAACTGCGGGAACTCCTCCCACTTTGACTTACGCGACGAGTTCGTTTCAATTTATTAAGAACATCTCCATTTCTACGATTCAACCCACGATCACCGGTTCTGTAACTTCGCTTTCCGTTTCACCCGCGTTGCCGTCCGGTCTTTCCTTAGATTCCGCCACGGGTGAAATAACGGGTATACCTACTTCTAAGCTTGCCACTTCTTCTTATACGATTACCGCTTCGAATTCCTCCGGCTCTTCTTCCGTTTCAATTCAGATTTCTGTCGATGCTCTCAATGCGGAATGGGAGAGTTTTTTAAAAGCCCCCAATCCGGATAGCAGCGATACGAGCGGAGGATTCGATCTCGATCTTTCGGGAGACACTTTGGTGCTGGGTATTTGCGGCGAGGACAGCGCTCAAACCGGGATTATCCAAAGTCCGTTTGTCGGTTTGACTTCTGCCGGGGACGACGATTCTGCAGTCGGCGCGGGAGCCGCGTACGTGTTTCGTCGCACTGGAACCGCTTGGGCTTTGGAAGCGTATCTCAAAGCTCCGAACGCGGAAGCGAACGATCAATTCGGTTGCAGCGTAGCTATCTCGGGAGATACGATCGTCGTCGGTGCTCGCGCCGAGGATGGCGGGAATTCCGCCATTCTTCATTCTCCTTTTGCCGGTTTGACACCCGCGGGAGATGACGACACTCTGTCGAGCTCAGGGGCTGCGTATGTATACCGTCGAACCGGAACGGTCTGGGGCTTAGAGGCGTATTTAAAGGCGCCTAACGCAGATCTTGGAGATCAATTCGGAACCAGTGTTTCGATTTCCGGCGATCGGATTGGTGTAGGCGCTGGTCAGGAGCGAGGAGGTCTTGGAACGATCATCCAAGCTCCGGCACCCGGTTTTACGGGTGCGACCGACAACGATTCCACTCCGACTTCGGGCGCGATTTATATCTTTGAAAGAACCGGGACGACTTGGACTTGGGACGCCTATATCAAAGCTCCCAACGTGGAAACCGGGGACTTGTTCGGACTCAAGTTTAAAATCAGAGGAGACACTTTGATTGCCGGTGCGATCAGCGAAGACAGCGGAAATACGACGATTCAAAATTCCTTAGGGCCGTCGCTTACGACCGTAGGAGACGATGATTCCCTTTCCAACTCCGGTGCGGTTTATGTATTCCGGAAGACCGGCGCGAATTGGGCGTTCGAATCGTATCTCAAAGCTCCGAACGCGGATAACAGCGATCAGTTCGGAGCCAGTTTGGATCTTTCGGAAGACGGAAATGTCGCCGTAGTCGGAGCCTACAACGAAGACAGCCCTCAAACTACGATTTCAAATTCTCTAAGCGCGAATCTTACGACTGCGGGCGACGACGATTCCGCCTCTGCTGCCGGTGCCGTGTACGTATTTCGTAGAACCGGAACCGTTTGGGCGTTTGAAGCCTACTTGAAGTCCCCGAATATCGAAGCGAACGATAACTTCGGAAGAAGCGTTTCCATTTCGGGCGATATGATTGTCGCTGGAGCAGCCGGAGAGGACAGCGCTCAAACCGGAGTTTTACATTCGCCTGCGACACTTGCCGGTCCGGGAGCCGACGACGATTCCATAAGTAATTCCGGCGCGGCCTATGTATTTCGAAAACTATCTTCCGGTTGGGCCTTTCAATCCTATTTAAAAGCGACTAACGCGGAAGCTTCGGATGCGTTTGGAATTGCGGTTTGTATCGACGGAGACTTGATGGCGGTCGCGGCGCAGAACGACGACGACGGTCTCGGAATGATTTTGAATAAGTCCGTAAATTCTCCCCCAACGCCTGCGACCGACGACGATAGCGTTTCGAATTCCGGGGCCGTACATATTTTTTATAAGTGA